The Campylobacter concisus sequence CGTAAAAATTTTACTTGCAAATAGAGCCGATGTAAATCACAAAAATTTCTTTGGAAAAAGCGCGCTTTTTTACGCTGTGCAGTTTGATGATGCGCCTCTTTGCGAGCTTTTGCTAAAAAATGGTGCCAATGCCAACGAGAGCTACATAGATGAAAATACCAAGATGAATATGATAAATTTGGGTATGACGCAGGTTGAAGATACATGTGGTCTAGAGCATACAAATAGAAGCGTTTTTATGCATGCAGCAGCTCACGCAACGCCAGAAATTTTAAAGCTTTTGATGGATAATGGTGCTGATATTAACGCCACTGATGACGCTGGGTTTAATGCGCTTGACTATGCCATGAAAGAACAAAACGAAAAGACGATCAAATTTTTAGAAAATTTGGGTTTAAAACCAAATTTCAATTAGGAAAAATCATGAAAAAGACAGCTTTTGTAACCGGTGCAACATCTGGATTTGGCGAGGCGATCGCTAGAAAACTCTCAAAAGAGGGCTACAAGATAGTCGCTCTTGCAAGGCGAGAAGATAGGCTAAAGAAGCTTGCAAGCGAGCTTGGCGATACACATATCATCGTAGCTGACATACGCGATAAAGAAGCTGTTTTTAAAGCGGTTGAGAGCCTGCCTGATAAATTTAAGGATATAGAAGTGCTTGTAAATAACGCTGGCATGGCGCTTGGACTCGAAAAGACGATAGATGCGAAGGTGGAGGACTTTGAGGCGATGATAGACACCAATGTCAAAGGTCTTATCTACTCGACAAAGGCGGTTTTGCCACTACTTTACAAGCAAGAAAAGGGCTATATATTTAACCTGGGTTCTACTGCTGGCTCATGGCCATATCCTGGAAGCAACGTTTATGGTGCCACAAAGGCATTTGTAAAGCAGTTTAGTTTAAATTTAAGAAACGATCTAGTTGGCACAAATATCAGAGTAACAAACATCGAGCCAGGGCTTTGTAAGACCGAATTTAGCGAGGTTAGATTTAGAGGAGATAAGGCAAAAGCGGATAGTCTTTATGAAAATACAAATTTCATCACATCTGAGGATATCGCGACTATTTTGGTAAATTGTCTAAATATGCTTGGAAGTGTTAATATAAATAGAGTCGAAGTCATGGCAAATACGCAGACTTGGGCTGGACTTGCGATAGAAAAATTTTAAGGAGTTCTTGTGAGACAAATTTTATTATTACTTTTTTTTAGCGTTGCGCTTTTTGGTGTCGATCCAGAAGTGGCAAAGAGAAACGCTGAAATTTATGGCGTATTTACGCTTATACCGCCTGTTGTGGCAATAGCACTTGCTTTTATCACAAAAGACGTCATCTTGTCGCTATTTATAGGTGTTTTTAGCGGAACATTTCTCATAAATATCATCAATGAAAACATCTTTATGGGTATCGTAAAAGGCTTTACAGGTATCGTTTCAAGGGTCGTTGAATCAATGGCTGATAAGACTGACTCAGGAATTTTACTTCAAGTGCTTTGTATCGGTGGTGTGGTCGCACTTATCACAAAAATGGGTGGTACAAAGGCGGTTGCTCTTTGGCTTAGCAAAAAGGCAAAAAGCGGCATTTCAGCTCAAATTTCAACGTGGCTGATGGGAATTTTTGTATTTTTTGATGACTATGCAAATGCTCTAATAGTAGGTCCAATTATGAGACCAATAAGTGATAAATTTAAAATAAGCCGCGAAAAGCTAGCTTTTATTATAGATGCTACCGCAGCACCGATCGCTGGTATTGCTATCATCTCGACATGGGTTGGCCTTGAGGTTTCACTCATCGAAAAGGGCTATGAGCTAGTTGGAGAGACTGGCATTAATGCTTATTCTATATTTATCGAGACAATTCCATATAGATTTTACAACCTCTTCATCTTATTTTTTATAGTCTGTACAGCCTTGATGCAACGTGAATACGGACCAATGCTATTAGCTGAAAGACGCGCTAGAAGAGGCGAGCTTCACTCTGGCAAAACTCAAATCCAAGATCTTGAAGATAAAACACTTGAGCCAAAAGAGGGCGTAAAATTAAGCGCTGCAAATGCTGTTGTACCACTTCTCGTGCTAGTTATTGGTGCATTTACTAGTTTTTACTTTAGTGGTCTTGCTGCACTTGAGGGCGATACTCTTAAAAATGCACTTGCTAATCCGCTTTCATTTTCTACATTTAAAGATACTTTTGGCGCAGCAGACTCAGCTACATCGCTATTTCAAGCAGCACTACTTGCTAGTATCGTAGCTATCACAATGGGTGTTTGGCGTAAAATTTTTGACGTAAAAGAGGCTATCAGCACATGGGTAAAAGGCTGGAAAACTATGATAATTACAGTTGTAATCTTGCTTCTTGCATGGAGCCTTAGTGCTGTTATCAAAGAGCTTGGCACATCAAGATATTTGGTTGATCTATTAAGCTCTTCAACACCTAAATTTATCCTGCCAGTGGCTGTTTTTATCCTTGGTTCATTTATTAGCTTCTCAACTGGAACGAGCTATGGCACAATGGGAATTTTAATGCCTCTTGCTATCCCGCTAGCCTATGCGGTCGGCAAAAACTACGGACTAGAGGGTGATGCGATGCATGCATATATGATTGTAAATATTTCAGGCGTGCTTACAGGCGCGATCTTTGGCGATCACTGCTCACCGATATCGGATACTACGATACTTTCATCAATGGGCGCAGGATGTAATCATATCGATCACGTATCGACTCAAATGGTCTACGCGCTTAGCGTTTGTGCGGTTTGTGTGCTAGTTGGTTACTTGCCAGTTGCACTTGGTCTTAGCGTTTGGATCGCGCTTCCTTGCGGATTTTTAGCGATTTGGGCGCTAGTTAGATTTGTTGGAAAGAAAGTAGAAGCATAAATTTGGATTGCAATTATTTAAAAGAGTGTGGCTCTTGCACTCTTTTTACTCCTTACGATGAGCAAATTTTATTTAAAACTGACCTTGTAAAACAAAATTTTTCAGAGTTTTATGATGGTGAGTTTGATGTTTTTAGCTCAACACCAAAACACTACCGCACGAGAGCTGAGTTTGGCATCTGGCATGAAGGCAGCAAGCTTTGCTATACGATGCATGCAAGCGAAAAGGGCAAAAAGGTCTTTGTAGATGATTGTCCAAAGGTTTGCGAGCAAATTTCAGATCTCATGCCAAGGCTACTTGAAAATTTGCAAAGTGATGAAAATTTACGCGCAAAGCTTTTTGGAGTGGAATTTATCTCTTGTAAAAGCGGTATTTTGGTCACACTTCTTTACCATAAAAGGCTTGATGGCGAGTTTGAAGCGGCTATGAAAATTCTAGCTAGCAAGCTTGACGTCACCATACTTGCTAGATCGCGTGGGCAAAAGCTACTAAGTGGTGAGCTAAATTTGATCGATGAGCTAGACGTTGGCGGTGAAATTTATAAATTTAGCCTAAGTGAGAATGCCTTTATTCAGCCAAATAGAGCCGTAAATGAAAAGATGATAGCTTGGGCAAAAGAGTGCGTGCAAGGCGGTGCTGACCTACTGGAGCTTTACTGCGGACATGGAAATTTTACTATTCCGCTTTCTTTTAAATTTAACAATGTACTTGCCACTGAAATTTCAAAGAGCTCGATCGCAAATGCTATTAAAAACTGCGAGCTAAATAAGGCTAAAAACATCAAATTTTTACGAATGGATGCTGATGAGCTTATGAGCGCATTTGCTGGCGTTAGGGAATTTAATAGGCTCAAGGATATAAATTTAAGTGACTTTAACTTCTCTCACGTCCTTGTTGATCCGCCCCGTGCAGGACTAAGTGAAAGTGTTGTAAATTTCATCAAAAATTTTAAAAATATCATCTATATCTCGTGCAATCCAGAGACTCTAAAAGAAAATTTAAAAGAGCTTTGTAAAAGCCATAAAGTGATAAAATTTGCCATTTTTGATCAGTTTGCAAATACTCATCACATTGAATGCGGCGTGCTACTAAGGGCAAAAGAATAATTTAAAAAAGGAAAAATAAAAAATGGTTTCACTAAATAAAATCATCCAAGCAAAGATTACGATCGGTCATTTCGTAAATAAAACTCCATTTGCTCTGAGTGCAAAACTTAGTAAAAATTTGGGAGCAAGCATCTATCTAAAAGAGGAAAATTTACAACGAACCGGCGCATATAAGATAAGAGGCGCATACAATAAAATAGCTAGCCTAAGCGACGAAGAGAGAAAGCGTGGCGTCGTGGCTGCAAGTGCTGGCAATCACGCTCAAGGCGTAGCGATAAGTGCGAAAGAATTTGGCGTGCATGCTTGTATCATCATGCCAGAATCAACCCCGCTTCTAAAGGTTGCTGGTACTAAAGACCTTGGTGCAGAGGTTATTTTAAAAGGTGATAATTTTGATGAGGCGTATGCTTTTGCAGTTAATTACGCCAAAGATAAGGGTATGACATTCGTTCATCCATTTAACGACGAGTACGTCATGGCAGGGCAGGGCACTGTGGGGCTTGAGATGCTTGATGAGATAAGCGACCTTGACATAGTCATTGTCCCAGTTGGCGGCGGTGGGCTAGCTAGCGGTGTGGCTAGTTGTATAAAACAAGTTAATCCAAAGACAAAAGTAATCTGTGTCGGTGCAAAAGGCGCTCCAGCGATGTTTAATAGCTATGGCGCTAAAAAGAGCATAAACTCAAAATCAGTTCGCACCATAGCTGATGGTATAGCTGTGCGTGATGCGAGCGAGATCACGCTGGCAAATATTATTGAGTGTGTTGATGAGTTTGTGCAAGTTGATGATGAGGAGATCGCAACTGCGATTTTGTTCTTGTTAGAGACGCAAAAGATCGTTGTAGAAGGAGCTGGCGCAGCTGGCGTGGCAGCGCTTATGCATGATAAGATAAAATTTAAAAAAGGTGCGAAGATAGGCGTGGTACTAAGTGGCGGAAATATCGACGTACAGGTACTTTCTATCATCATTGAAAAGGGCCTTATCAAGTCTCACCGCAAGATGACTTTGCAAATAACGCTTGTGGATAAGCTAGGAGCGCTCATGAGCTTAACAGATAGTCTCAAATCAGCAAACGCAAACATTGTGAAGATCGACTACGATCGCTTCTCGACAAGGCTTGATTATGGTGATGCAAGTATTACTATCACACTTGAGACAAAGGGTCTTGAGCATCAAGAAAAGATCAAAGAAGTTCTTACTAAAAACGGTTTTTCTTTCACTCAACTATTTTAATTTAATGGCTCGCTACTATTTAAAGTAGCGAGCATGATTTACCTATTAAAACAAAATTTCAAATTTTACATTTACGCTGTTTGATTTCACGTCTTTAGCAAAAGCACCTGTGTAAGATAGACCTAAATTTATATTTTTATAAACATTAGCTTTTACACCAAGGCTAGCTGTGCCAAGATCGCGCACCTCTTTTCCTTCAAGTTCCAAGTACCCAGCATTTGCGATATTTACGCCGATATTTGGTCTTGTATCGCCAACTAGTCTATTGTAGGCTAGATCAGCTTCAAATTTCATCTTTGTACTACTAAGACTAAATGGCACACTAGGGTTTAGACCTATGCTAAATACACCCAAATCCCTAGTTTTTTCATCAACATCCATTCTGAAAATTCCTATATTTTGGCTAGTACTATCAGTTTTCATACGTAGATAGCTTGCACCCACATAAGGATTTAGTGAGAAATTTGCACTATTAAATACTGTTAATGCCAAATTTGCGTAAGCAGTAAGTGCTTTTTCCTTGCTTTTTACATGCTCATCTGAGTAAAAGCTAACGATCGTAGCACCATTTTGCGTTTTTCGTTTAGCATTTGTATATATGAGACCAAGGTCTATTTTCGTGCTAGCGATCTGGCTTTTTCCGTAGATGCCGATACTTGTACCTTTTGTTTTATAAGCATCATCGCCATCTTCTTTTACTTTTTCACTGCTAGCACCAAGCACACCACCAAGTGTGAAAACATCATTTACACTACCGTCAAATCCAAAAAGCTGAGTGAATGAGTTTGCTTTTACATCGTCAAATTTCATAGCATTAGCCATGGTATTTGACCAAAATTTCATGCCACTCGCATCAATTGCTTTTGCGCTGAATGGATCAAATTCATGGTTAATGATTGCATTTTTGAGCAAGATATTTTCTAGTAAAAATGCATTATGTTGAGCTAAATTTGCATTATTTGCAAATGTTTTTAGCGTATCACTTGCTTCTTTTGGCGTAGCGTAGATGAAGTGTCTGTATAGATCGCTCGTGATGACTGTTGGTCTACTTCTAAACGGCGAAGCAAGGAGTGCTGGTCTGCCAGCTGTGCTCTCTATGAATTGTGCTACTCTTTTTTGGTTGTCGCTAGCTGCTATACTTGTTATTGTATTTTTTGATTTTTTGAGTGTTAGTTCTAGCTTGTTGTCGCTATAGTTTCTAGTAAGGTCAAAAAATGCATATTTTCTTAAGACGGTGTCATTATAGCCACTAAAATTTCCAGTTACAGCGTAAGTTTTTGCCTTTGAGCTATCATCATATAGTCTTTTCATGATATCTACATCTGGCTTGCTTATATCTATGATAGAGTTCTTTTCAAAATTTAGATTTAAATTTGCTGCGTTATTTGAGATGATATAACTACCACCTGTTTTTATAGTAGCTTTTACTGCGTCATTTGTGCTTTTTCTAGTTACATCTTTAAAAGATAGCTTTTGAGAAAATTTATTTCTATCAATCTCTCTAACACTCATCTCTTTAACAATCTCAAGTGCACCACCATTTTCGACTACTACTTCGCTTGATTTTAGTGATTGATTTAGTGCTGTGATCTTGCCACTTTTTATTATGGTTTTGCCAGTGTATGAGTTGGTGCCTGCTAGTTTTAGAGTGCCTAGGCCCCTCTTAATAAGAGTTCCTTCATAGCCTTCGCTAGCTCTTTGTTCTCTTGCTTTTTCTCTAGCGTTGCCTATATCAAGTTCAGCCTTTTGCTCGGCTGTTAAATTTGACATTTTCTCAAGCTCAGCCTTGCGATTAGCCCAAATTTTTGCCTCTGCCTCATCTTCAGTCTTTCTGTATTTTATAGCTACATCACTGATATTATTTGAGTAAAGATCATCTGTGTCTAGACTTACATCAAATACGCCTAGTAGCTGTCCTGGTCCAAACATAGCCTTTGACATATCAAGTGCTCCCCAGCCCCAGCGCTCATCAGGTACGCCAAGTGGCGCAGTAAAACCAGAAATTCTTCTTGTATCGGCTGGCTTTTTAAACTCATCTCTAACTTGTCTTGCGGTAGTTAGTAAAACATCTCTTGCTTGAGAGTTGCTCATATATGGATATCTTTGCATGACAAGACCAAGTGCGCCAGTGACGTGTGGAGCTGCCATTGATGTACCATCCCAGCTATCATAACCAGCGTTTCCATTTTTAGGATCAACTGTGCTTGATTTTATACTTTTACCAGGTGCTGCGATACTCCACCATTTTGAGTGTCCTGCGGTATTAAAATGTTGTGCATCGCCATCTGTCATTCCAGTAACGTTTATCCAGTATTTTTCAGCATCTGGACGAAAATATGGAAGCATTGCTCTTGTGTATGACTCTTTCATGCCATTTCTATTTCCGGCAGTGAAGACTTGAATGATGCCGTATTTTTTGGCGACTTCATAAGCAGCATCTAAGAAATTTTTACCATTTGTGACAAATGGATAGTAGCTTTTATAGGCTGCGTCAAGATCTTTTATATCTAAGCTATTGCCACCATCAAATCCAGTTGCTCCCTCATAAGCTTTATAAAATTTTCGGTTTGAACCCCAACTATTATTTATAGCTCTTGCACCAGCTTTAGCTAGTCCCTCATAAGATGCTAAAAAGAAGTTGTAGTCTTGGTTTGGTCCATATGTCATACCATCGGTTCCGCCAGTATTTCCTACTATAAGTTTTGAGTCAAATGCTACACCATGCATCCCTTTACCATCTCTTGAGCCAGCAATTGTGCCAGCTACGTGCGTGCCGTGCGAGTCGTTTACACCAGCGATCCAGTTGCCATCAGCTTCAAATTTATCACCTTTTTTAAAGTCGCCAAAGTCAGCTCTATTTTTATCAGTGCTTCCTTTTTTTAAAAAAGGAGAGTTGCCGTGCTCAGTATCTGGATATTTTTGTCCGTCTTTGTAGTAGCTACCAGAAATTTTTAGTGCGCTTATCCTACCGTCACTAAGTTCAGGGTGGCTAAGTAATGCGCCAGAGTCCATAACGCCAAGCGTCACACCTTTGCCTGTCACTCCAAGAGCATACGCAATAGCTGCATTGATACGCTTTAGTCCCCAGTATGCTTCATATTCAGCGCTCTGCCAGCTACTTATGTCGCCAAATTTACCACTTTCTTGATCGTTGGCTTTTAGCGAATTTGTAAACAAAAGAGCACAACAAGCTGCACTTATAAAAATACATTTTTTATTTAAAATGGATCTTTTCACATCTCATCCTTTTGCATAAAATTTAAATGGATTGTAATATCCTTAAAATAAATTATTAATTAAAATATTAAAATTTATGATAAATTTTTACTTTAATAATCCCTTTTTTACGCTATTTTTACTATAAGATATGAAAAAATGATTAAAATGGTATCACATAAATATTATTAATTACGATTTTATTTTAAAACAATTATTTAAATATAATTTTTAATAAAAGTAGAATTTCATCTCTGCTTTACAAATTTAAGCTAAAATAGCAGACTTTAAAGGAGAAAATATGAGCGAATACGCAAATTTGATATTAGCTATCTTGCTAGCTATTTTGGCATTTGCATTTTATAGGTCAAACAAAGCGCTAAAAAAGGCAAAAGATGATAGCGAAAATGTTTCAGTCAGCACTGAAATTTCGCAGCTTAAAAGCATCGGCGAACTGTCTGTCTTTCAGGTATATAGCAAAGAGATCGTCACAAAGACAGATCATGCATTTGGAAATTTTGGCAAAGAGTATCTAAGGTGGCTGGTAAGCGAAAAGAAGCTTTCGATGATATTTGAATTTGAGATAAATTTCATCTACGATCTAACTAGCCCTAGACTCGAGATCATGCAGATCGCAAACTCTAGCTACAAGATAAAAATGCCCCCATGTAAGTATAAATTTTCAATCGCAGATATGAAATTTTACGACGAAAAAAACGGCAAATTTATACCATTTTTGCTGCCTGACTCGCTAAATGGCTTTTTTGGTAGCACTTTTACAGAAGAAGATAAAAATAGGCTAATAGAAGAGGCTAGAAACGAGGTTAAAAAGATGAGCGTTCGCCTTATCTCGCAGCTTCAAAGTAAAATTCACAAATCAGCCCGCGACACGCTTGAAGCGATAGCTAAGAGCTTTGGCGCAAACAAGGTCGAGTTTGTCTTTGACGATAGCGATGATCAGATCAACGAGCAACTAAATTTAGAAAATATCGCATAAAAACAAAATTTAAAGGAGAAAAAATGAGTGTAAATTCACAAGAGGTCACACAAGCACCAGGCAACAACACAGTCTTTCAAACATGGGTCTTAAAAGGCGACAAAAAGGCATGTAAAGAGGGCTTTGCTAAGCTTTGTGCTTTGGTTGTAAATTTAAATAAAACTGCCAAAGTTAGATTTGGCGCAAATGAAAATGTAAATTGCGTCCTTGGCGTGGGTCATGATGCTTGGAAAAAGCTTGAAATTTCAAAAGAATTGCCAAAAGAGCTTGTAAATTTTAAAGCGATCAAAGGCGATAAACATGAAGCCGTTAGCACGAAGGGCGATATACACATCCACATCCGCGCGCTAAATGCGGCTGACTGCTTTGACATGGCGCAAAATATCAAAGAAGTTTTGTTTAAATTTGCAGAGCTTACAGATGAGACTCAAGGCTTTAAATACCACGATGGCAGAGCGATAATTGGCTTTGTTGATGGCACTGAAAATCCTGATGGTGAAGATAGAGATCTTTTTGCAAAAGTCGGCAAAGAGGACGCTAAATTTAAAGGCGGTAGCTACGTTTTTGTTCAAAAATACTTCCACAAAATGAAAGAGTGGAACGCTACAAGCGTAAGCGAGCAAGAAAAGGTTATAGGCCGCTCAAAAGAGTATGACATCGAGATGGATGAGAGCGTAAAACCTACAAATTCACACTCAGCTGCTGCAAATGTCGGCGACGATAAAAAGGTCGTGCGCGGCAATATGCCATTTACTGAAGGCAGCAAAACAGGCACTTACTTCATCGCTTATGCGAGCACATTTTCAACGGTTGAGCTTATGCTTAAAAAGATGTTTATCGGCGAGCCAAAAGGCAACTCAGATAGGCTGCTTGACTTTAGTACGCCAGTAACTGGGGCTTTATATTTTGCTCCTACGCTTGATATGCTTGGCGATTACGAGGGATAAATTTAGCTTGGGGCGAAGCAAATTTGCCCCTTTAAATTTATAAGGATAAAGATGCCAGAGTGGTTTATCTATGCAGCTCTTTCGGCTGTTTTTGCTGCACTTACAGCGATCTTTGCAAAGCTAGGCGTAAAGGACATCGATAGCGATTTTGCGACATTTATAAGAACGATCGTTGTCATTTTGATGCTTGTTTTGCTTTTAAGCGTGGCTAAAAAATGGCAACCGCTAAGCTCGCTAAGCCCTAAAAACTGGCTCTTTCTCATACTAAGTGGCATGGCGACTGGTCTTTCGTGGCTTATGTATTTTAAAGCTATGCAAGCAGGCAAGGTCTATCAAGTAGCGCTGGTTGATAAGTTTAGCGTTGTGCTGGCTATCATTTTGGCTGTCATATTTCTTGGTGAGAGGCTAAATTTAAAAGAAATTTTAGCCGTCTGTCTTATCGTATCTGGCGTGTTTCTACTCATTTTTAAATAAAATTTTCTGCGTTATTCTTAAAGTATTTTTTTAATTTTAATTTGTAATTAATCTAAAAGCCCCTAGAATTTAGAGAAATTCATTTTTAAAGGGAGAAATATGAAAAAAATCATTCTTTCAGCTATCGTGGCTTGTGCTGCATTTGGTGCTGGCCTAAACTATACAGATGTCGTTAAAGACGTTTATGGCGATGCTAGCTCAAACAAAAGTATAGGCAGACTGCTACCAACCAACGCAGTTGAAATTTTACAAACAAGCGGCGACAGAGCGCAGATAAAAGTAAAAGGCTATCAAAACCCAGCCGTTAGCAACGTAGTTTATTTTGCTGATGGCGCGAGGATCATCTCAGTAGCGTTTGCAAAAACTGCACCTTTTGACATCGAAGTGACAAAAGAGGGCAAAAACGGTAAATGGAACGAGGTAGAAACAACAGTTTTTGTTCAAAAAGATGGCTTTAGCACTGACGTAAACGCGATGTTTGCAAAAGCTGACAAGATGTATAAAGAGAGTTGTGGTGTTTGCCATGCGTTGCCTCAAACCACACATTTCAACGCTAACCAATGGCCGTCACTTCTAAAATCAATGATCGGCAGAACCGCAATAGAGAA is a genomic window containing:
- a CDS encoding SDR family NAD(P)-dependent oxidoreductase; its protein translation is MKKTAFVTGATSGFGEAIARKLSKEGYKIVALARREDRLKKLASELGDTHIIVADIRDKEAVFKAVESLPDKFKDIEVLVNNAGMALGLEKTIDAKVEDFEAMIDTNVKGLIYSTKAVLPLLYKQEKGYIFNLGSTAGSWPYPGSNVYGATKAFVKQFSLNLRNDLVGTNIRVTNIEPGLCKTEFSEVRFRGDKAKADSLYENTNFITSEDIATILVNCLNMLGSVNINRVEVMANTQTWAGLAIEKF
- a CDS encoding Na+/H+ antiporter NhaC family protein, producing MRQILLLLFFSVALFGVDPEVAKRNAEIYGVFTLIPPVVAIALAFITKDVILSLFIGVFSGTFLINIINENIFMGIVKGFTGIVSRVVESMADKTDSGILLQVLCIGGVVALITKMGGTKAVALWLSKKAKSGISAQISTWLMGIFVFFDDYANALIVGPIMRPISDKFKISREKLAFIIDATAAPIAGIAIISTWVGLEVSLIEKGYELVGETGINAYSIFIETIPYRFYNLFILFFIVCTALMQREYGPMLLAERRARRGELHSGKTQIQDLEDKTLEPKEGVKLSAANAVVPLLVLVIGAFTSFYFSGLAALEGDTLKNALANPLSFSTFKDTFGAADSATSLFQAALLASIVAITMGVWRKIFDVKEAISTWVKGWKTMIITVVILLLAWSLSAVIKELGTSRYLVDLLSSSTPKFILPVAVFILGSFISFSTGTSYGTMGILMPLAIPLAYAVGKNYGLEGDAMHAYMIVNISGVLTGAIFGDHCSPISDTTILSSMGAGCNHIDHVSTQMVYALSVCAVCVLVGYLPVALGLSVWIALPCGFLAIWALVRFVGKKVEA
- the trmA gene encoding tRNA (uridine(54)-C5)-methyltransferase TrmA; this translates as MDCNYLKECGSCTLFTPYDEQILFKTDLVKQNFSEFYDGEFDVFSSTPKHYRTRAEFGIWHEGSKLCYTMHASEKGKKVFVDDCPKVCEQISDLMPRLLENLQSDENLRAKLFGVEFISCKSGILVTLLYHKRLDGEFEAAMKILASKLDVTILARSRGQKLLSGELNLIDELDVGGEIYKFSLSENAFIQPNRAVNEKMIAWAKECVQGGADLLELYCGHGNFTIPLSFKFNNVLATEISKSSIANAIKNCELNKAKNIKFLRMDADELMSAFAGVREFNRLKDINLSDFNFSHVLVDPPRAGLSESVVNFIKNFKNIIYISCNPETLKENLKELCKSHKVIKFAIFDQFANTHHIECGVLLRAKE
- the ilvA gene encoding threonine ammonia-lyase; its protein translation is MVSLNKIIQAKITIGHFVNKTPFALSAKLSKNLGASIYLKEENLQRTGAYKIRGAYNKIASLSDEERKRGVVAASAGNHAQGVAISAKEFGVHACIIMPESTPLLKVAGTKDLGAEVILKGDNFDEAYAFAVNYAKDKGMTFVHPFNDEYVMAGQGTVGLEMLDEISDLDIVIVPVGGGGLASGVASCIKQVNPKTKVICVGAKGAPAMFNSYGAKKSINSKSVRTIADGIAVRDASEITLANIIECVDEFVQVDDEEIATAILFLLETQKIVVEGAGAAGVAALMHDKIKFKKGAKIGVVLSGGNIDVQVLSIIIEKGLIKSHRKMTLQITLVDKLGALMSLTDSLKSANANIVKIDYDRFSTRLDYGDASITITLETKGLEHQEKIKEVLTKNGFSFTQLF
- a CDS encoding S8 family serine peptidase; translation: MKRSILNKKCIFISAACCALLFTNSLKANDQESGKFGDISSWQSAEYEAYWGLKRINAAIAYALGVTGKGVTLGVMDSGALLSHPELSDGRISALKISGSYYKDGQKYPDTEHGNSPFLKKGSTDKNRADFGDFKKGDKFEADGNWIAGVNDSHGTHVAGTIAGSRDGKGMHGVAFDSKLIVGNTGGTDGMTYGPNQDYNFFLASYEGLAKAGARAINNSWGSNRKFYKAYEGATGFDGGNSLDIKDLDAAYKSYYPFVTNGKNFLDAAYEVAKKYGIIQVFTAGNRNGMKESYTRAMLPYFRPDAEKYWINVTGMTDGDAQHFNTAGHSKWWSIAAPGKSIKSSTVDPKNGNAGYDSWDGTSMAAPHVTGALGLVMQRYPYMSNSQARDVLLTTARQVRDEFKKPADTRRISGFTAPLGVPDERWGWGALDMSKAMFGPGQLLGVFDVSLDTDDLYSNNISDVAIKYRKTEDEAEAKIWANRKAELEKMSNLTAEQKAELDIGNAREKAREQRASEGYEGTLIKRGLGTLKLAGTNSYTGKTIIKSGKITALNQSLKSSEVVVENGGALEIVKEMSVREIDRNKFSQKLSFKDVTRKSTNDAVKATIKTGGSYIISNNAANLNLNFEKNSIIDISKPDVDIMKRLYDDSSKAKTYAVTGNFSGYNDTVLRKYAFFDLTRNYSDNKLELTLKKSKNTITSIAASDNQKRVAQFIESTAGRPALLASPFRSRPTVITSDLYRHFIYATPKEASDTLKTFANNANLAQHNAFLLENILLKNAIINHEFDPFSAKAIDASGMKFWSNTMANAMKFDDVKANSFTQLFGFDGSVNDVFTLGGVLGASSEKVKEDGDDAYKTKGTSIGIYGKSQIASTKIDLGLIYTNAKRKTQNGATIVSFYSDEHVKSKEKALTAYANLALTVFNSANFSLNPYVGASYLRMKTDSTSQNIGIFRMDVDEKTRDLGVFSIGLNPSVPFSLSSTKMKFEADLAYNRLVGDTRPNIGVNIANAGYLELEGKEVRDLGTASLGVKANVYKNINLGLSYTGAFAKDVKSNSVNVKFEILF
- a CDS encoding DUF4230 domain-containing protein; its protein translation is MSEYANLILAILLAILAFAFYRSNKALKKAKDDSENVSVSTEISQLKSIGELSVFQVYSKEIVTKTDHAFGNFGKEYLRWLVSEKKLSMIFEFEINFIYDLTSPRLEIMQIANSSYKIKMPPCKYKFSIADMKFYDEKNGKFIPFLLPDSLNGFFGSTFTEEDKNRLIEEARNEVKKMSVRLISQLQSKIHKSARDTLEAIAKSFGANKVEFVFDDSDDQINEQLNLENIA
- a CDS encoding Dyp-type peroxidase, which produces MSVNSQEVTQAPGNNTVFQTWVLKGDKKACKEGFAKLCALVVNLNKTAKVRFGANENVNCVLGVGHDAWKKLEISKELPKELVNFKAIKGDKHEAVSTKGDIHIHIRALNAADCFDMAQNIKEVLFKFAELTDETQGFKYHDGRAIIGFVDGTENPDGEDRDLFAKVGKEDAKFKGGSYVFVQKYFHKMKEWNATSVSEQEKVIGRSKEYDIEMDESVKPTNSHSAAANVGDDKKVVRGNMPFTEGSKTGTYFIAYASTFSTVELMLKKMFIGEPKGNSDRLLDFSTPVTGALYFAPTLDMLGDYEG
- a CDS encoding EamA family transporter, which gives rise to MPEWFIYAALSAVFAALTAIFAKLGVKDIDSDFATFIRTIVVILMLVLLLSVAKKWQPLSSLSPKNWLFLILSGMATGLSWLMYFKAMQAGKVYQVALVDKFSVVLAIILAVIFLGERLNLKEILAVCLIVSGVFLLIFK
- a CDS encoding cytochrome C, translated to MKKIILSAIVACAAFGAGLNYTDVVKDVYGDASSNKSIGRLLPTNAVEILQTSGDRAQIKVKGYQNPAVSNVVYFADGARIISVAFAKTAPFDIEVTKEGKNGKWNEVETTVFVQKDGFSTDVNAMFAKADKMYKESCGVCHALPQTTHFNANQWPSLLKSMIGRTAIEKKDEWLVVEYLQKHSSDVNLGK